One segment of Bacillus alkalisoli DNA contains the following:
- a CDS encoding respiratory nitrate reductase subunit gamma, producing the protein MDIILWVITPYTFVAIGIMAFIWKHDYRLQEESEAQNVKIEKKSILLLKICSLGYVLTGASIVLLFKVYSVHTFLFSWIIGLVTLNPNMNQIAQQPAILAIHVFFAIAMFVLFMKNINFFYKTIIAFKTREYKWNAQLPSINQQKLEEKMSR; encoded by the coding sequence ATGGATATCATCCTGTGGGTTATTACTCCCTACACATTCGTTGCAATAGGGATTATGGCGTTTATTTGGAAACATGATTATCGACTACAAGAAGAGTCTGAAGCTCAAAACGTTAAAATAGAAAAGAAATCCATCCTACTATTAAAAATTTGCTCACTAGGTTATGTATTAACTGGTGCATCTATTGTTTTATTGTTCAAAGTTTACTCGGTTCACACGTTTTTATTCAGTTGGATCATCGGGCTTGTTACTTTAAATCCAAACATGAACCAAATTGCACAACAACCGGCCATCCTGGCAATTCACGTATTTTTTGCAATTGCAATGTTCGTTCTTTTTATGAAAAATATTAATTTTTTTTACAAAACAATCATCGCTTTCAAAACGAGAGAATACAAATGGAATGCACAATTACCGTCCATTAACCAACAAAAACTAGAAGAAAAGATGAGCAGATAA
- a CDS encoding YwiC-like family protein, producing the protein MKPLMPKQHGAWAMLIIPFLLGVIAGKPSIYHIPLFLGWFFLYLATNPLLMLVKKKKVQLYLKWTIIYAIPSILFLLITLIKNPTLFYFGLSMIPFFFINAYFAKIKNERAIWNDFSAIIVFCIGGLASYFLGTNTLDETAWLLFTLSLLFFVGSTFYVKTMIREKNSSTYKYLSWGYHIAVIIGLPILGYAAFIFAFLPSLVRAIYFHGKNVSVMKVGIYEIVNSVLFFIGVIIFI; encoded by the coding sequence ATGAAACCATTAATGCCAAAGCAGCACGGAGCATGGGCAATGTTGATTATTCCGTTTTTATTAGGGGTTATAGCTGGAAAGCCTAGTATATATCATATTCCACTTTTTCTTGGCTGGTTTTTCTTATATTTAGCTACCAATCCGTTACTCATGTTAGTAAAAAAGAAGAAAGTTCAACTTTATCTAAAATGGACCATTATTTATGCTATTCCATCCATCCTATTTTTACTTATAACGCTTATCAAAAATCCAACTTTATTTTATTTTGGATTAAGCATGATTCCATTTTTCTTTATTAATGCTTATTTTGCAAAAATAAAAAATGAGAGAGCCATTTGGAACGATTTTAGTGCCATTATCGTTTTTTGTATTGGAGGTCTAGCAAGTTACTTCCTTGGTACGAACACACTTGATGAAACAGCTTGGCTGCTATTCACATTAAGCTTACTATTTTTTGTGGGAAGTACTTTTTACGTGAAAACAATGATCCGAGAGAAGAACAGCTCAACATATAAGTACTTATCATGGGGTTATCACATTGCAGTAATAATTGGACTACCAATACTCGGATACGCAGCTTTTATTTTTGCATTCTTACCAAGCTTAGTAAGAGCTATTTATTTTCACGGTAAAAATGTAAGTGTCATGAAAGTCGGCATTTATGAGATTGTTAACTCTGTCCTCTTTTTTATAGGAGTCATTATATTTATATAA
- a CDS encoding Crp/Fnr family transcriptional regulator, with the protein MPDKISKDLKDFLLTFEKTQEIKKGTYLFQEGVEAKEIYVILDGKIQMSKITPDGQELTMRLCSKDDIVGELTLFCSGAVYMLTAKVIESGKVVVVPKEALEQKLSESSHLALEYMKWMSNHFRKTQTKFRDLVLNGKKGALYSTLIRMTNSYGILKENGILINTPLTNQELANYCGTSREVVNRMLSDLKKNNILSIDKGKITIHDLDFLKLEINCEGCPVELCSID; encoded by the coding sequence ATGCCAGATAAAATATCTAAAGACTTAAAAGACTTTTTGCTCACTTTTGAAAAAACGCAAGAAATAAAAAAAGGTACTTACTTATTTCAAGAAGGTGTAGAAGCAAAAGAAATTTATGTCATTTTAGATGGCAAAATACAAATGAGTAAAATCACCCCAGACGGACAAGAATTAACAATGAGATTGTGCAGTAAGGACGATATTGTTGGGGAACTGACCCTATTTTGTTCTGGAGCTGTTTACATGCTTACTGCAAAAGTAATCGAATCAGGAAAAGTTGTCGTTGTACCAAAAGAAGCGCTAGAACAAAAACTTTCCGAAAGCAGCCACCTTGCTTTAGAATATATGAAATGGATGAGCAACCATTTTAGAAAAACACAAACGAAATTTCGCGACTTAGTATTGAACGGAAAAAAAGGCGCCCTATACTCCACGTTGATACGCATGACAAACAGTTACGGCATATTGAAAGAGAACGGCATACTAATAAATACTCCATTAACAAACCAAGAGCTCGCTAACTATTGTGGCACCTCTCGTGAAGTTGTAAACAGAATGCTAAGCGATTTAAAGAAAAACAATATTTTATCTATCGATAAAGGTAAAATTACCATCCATGATTTAGACTTTTTAAAACTAGAAATCAACTGCGAAGGTTGCCCTGTGGAACTTTGTAGTATTGACTAA
- a CDS encoding molybdenum cofactor guanylyltransferase: MNEVTGILLSGGKSSRFGSPKAFAKFNEKEMYEYSLDILEEMTNEVVISSSPILTPTFQAKGFKNIVEDVAPFLGKGPLAGIYSCMKRAPSQWYVVLPCDMPLLSKKMMNIMLDKRTKDVDAILPDAFGRVQPLVGIYYSSVMAILEKKLREDKLKMMEFIQDLNVTYLNENQLHIQDDIFQNVNRETDLINMKGL, translated from the coding sequence GTGAACGAGGTTACAGGGATTTTGTTGTCTGGAGGTAAGTCTAGTAGATTTGGCAGTCCGAAAGCATTTGCCAAGTTTAACGAAAAGGAGATGTACGAGTACTCTTTAGACATTCTGGAAGAAATGACAAATGAAGTGGTTATAAGTAGCTCTCCAATATTAACTCCAACTTTTCAAGCAAAAGGGTTTAAAAACATCGTGGAAGATGTAGCGCCTTTTCTCGGCAAAGGGCCACTTGCTGGGATATACAGCTGCATGAAAAGAGCTCCTTCACAATGGTATGTTGTTCTGCCTTGTGATATGCCTCTACTTTCTAAAAAGATGATGAACATTATGCTTGATAAACGAACGAAAGACGTTGATGCTATCCTCCCAGATGCTTTCGGACGTGTGCAGCCATTAGTTGGGATTTACTACTCAAGCGTTATGGCCATTTTAGAAAAGAAGTTAAGAGAAGACAAACTAAAAATGATGGAATTCATACAAGATTTAAACGTCACTTATTTAAATGAAAACCAATTACACATACAGGATGATATCTTTCAAAATGTTAACCGGGAGACGGATCTTATAAATATGAAAGGTTTGTGA
- a CDS encoding TIGR04053 family radical SAM/SPASM domain-containing protein: MWDRDFNEDPFIVIWELTRACELKCLHCRAEAQYMRDPREITFEEGKKLIDQIYDMKNPLLVFTGGDPLMRPDVYDIAKYAIDKGVRVSMTPSATPNVTKEAIQKAKEVGLSRWAFSLDGPTAEIHDHFRGTSGSFQLTMDAISYLHELEIPIQINTVISNYNLHVLDDMLELVEKLGCVLWSVFFLVPTGRGKESDMISPAEHEKVFRWLYEASKRVPFDIKTTAAQHYRRVVIQQKKKETQNAEKLIQYKHALTKGLTGSIDGLGRAPKGVNDGNGFLFISHIGDVYPSGLLPIKAGNIREQPLAEIYRESPLFKELRNPDLYKGKCGVCEFRFVCGGSRSRAYALTGDYLESEPYCVYIPEAMRGKKVAK; the protein is encoded by the coding sequence ATGTGGGACAGAGATTTTAACGAAGATCCGTTTATTGTCATTTGGGAATTAACAAGGGCATGTGAACTAAAGTGTTTACATTGTCGAGCTGAAGCCCAATACATGCGCGACCCGAGAGAAATAACGTTTGAAGAAGGAAAAAAGTTAATTGATCAAATATATGATATGAAAAATCCATTACTTGTGTTTACTGGCGGAGATCCTTTAATGAGGCCAGACGTATATGATATCGCCAAATATGCCATTGATAAAGGTGTTCGCGTATCCATGACACCTAGTGCAACACCGAATGTAACAAAAGAAGCGATACAAAAAGCGAAAGAAGTAGGGTTATCACGCTGGGCATTTAGTTTAGATGGGCCAACTGCTGAAATACATGATCACTTCCGCGGAACGAGCGGGTCATTTCAATTAACGATGGACGCTATTTCGTATTTGCATGAACTAGAGATTCCCATTCAAATCAATACAGTAATTTCTAATTATAACTTACATGTTCTAGATGATATGCTTGAACTCGTGGAGAAACTAGGATGTGTGTTATGGAGTGTATTTTTCCTCGTACCAACTGGTCGTGGTAAAGAGTCCGATATGATTTCTCCTGCTGAACATGAAAAAGTGTTTCGTTGGTTATATGAAGCAAGTAAGCGAGTTCCGTTTGATATAAAAACAACAGCGGCTCAACATTATCGTCGTGTTGTTATTCAACAAAAGAAAAAAGAAACGCAGAATGCGGAAAAGCTCATTCAATATAAGCATGCTTTAACTAAAGGACTAACAGGTTCTATTGATGGATTAGGAAGAGCTCCTAAAGGAGTAAACGATGGAAACGGCTTTCTATTTATTTCTCATATTGGAGATGTATATCCAAGCGGCTTGTTACCGATAAAAGCAGGAAACATTAGAGAGCAACCGTTAGCAGAAATTTATCGGGAGTCACCGTTGTTTAAAGAGTTGCGTAATCCTGACCTTTATAAAGGAAAATGCGGCGTATGTGAATTCCGATTTGTATGTGGCGGATCAAGATCTCGAGCATACGCATTAACAGGTGACTATTTAGAAAGCGAACCGTATTGTGTGTACATTCCAGAGGCAATGCGTGGGAAAAAAGTAGCAAAATAG
- a CDS encoding Crp/Fnr family transcriptional regulator: MVRPNKVSLSQPFDSLHELIQLVHHTVKVKKGSFLFQEGMSASEIYVIKNGKIQVSKGAADGKELTLRICSKNEIVGELTLFTEDPKYLLNAKAMEDCEVMVVKKDVLEEEFLHNNQLAFEFMKWMSDHFRRTQTKFRDLIMLGKKGALYSTLIRMTNSYGVMTANGIVIDMHLTNQVLANFCGTTRESVNRMLSELKKDKIVSIHLGKITILDIDFLKKEVNCESCPIKYCTIE; the protein is encoded by the coding sequence ATGGTAAGGCCAAACAAGGTTAGCTTGTCACAGCCTTTCGATTCATTACACGAATTAATTCAACTTGTGCATCATACGGTGAAAGTGAAAAAAGGTAGCTTTCTTTTCCAAGAAGGCATGTCAGCTAGCGAAATTTATGTTATTAAAAACGGCAAAATACAAGTGAGTAAAGGGGCTGCTGATGGAAAAGAGTTAACATTACGAATATGTAGCAAAAATGAAATCGTCGGCGAACTTACTCTTTTCACCGAAGATCCAAAGTATTTGTTAAACGCAAAAGCAATGGAAGATTGTGAAGTAATGGTCGTGAAAAAAGATGTTCTAGAAGAAGAGTTCCTCCATAACAATCAACTAGCCTTTGAATTTATGAAATGGATGAGCGATCACTTTAGAAGAACACAAACAAAATTTAGAGATTTAATTATGCTAGGCAAAAAAGGCGCGTTATACAGCACACTTATTCGAATGACCAATAGTTACGGTGTCATGACTGCTAATGGCATTGTGATTGATATGCATTTAACCAATCAAGTGTTAGCAAACTTTTGCGGAACGACTAGAGAAAGTGTCAATCGAATGTTGTCTGAGTTGAAAAAAGATAAAATAGTTTCAATTCATCTGGGTAAAATTACAATTCTTGATATTGATTTCTTAAAGAAGGAAGTTAATTGTGAGAGTTGTCCGATAAAATACTGTACGATTGAATGA
- a CDS encoding Mrp/NBP35 family ATP-binding protein, producing MNTKHVIAIASGKGGVGKSTISANLAVSLARLGKNVALVDLDIYGFSIPKMFSITAKPKTFNGKIIPVEAEGVKIMSMGFLIKGNEPVVWRGPMLGKMIEHFTRDVIWGELDYMILDLPPGTGDIALDMHHYIPQSKEIIVTTPHPTATHVAERAGVMAQKANHDILGVIENMSYFTPPGSEEKYALFGKGGGEKLAEILSTDVIAQLPIEALSDDAEVTAIYKEDSILYMQYKQLAEKIDQLLMG from the coding sequence ATGAATACAAAACATGTCATTGCTATCGCTAGTGGAAAAGGAGGAGTAGGAAAATCAACTATTTCTGCAAACCTAGCTGTCAGCTTAGCTCGCTTAGGAAAGAATGTTGCTTTAGTAGATTTAGATATATACGGATTCAGCATTCCAAAAATGTTCTCGATTACAGCTAAACCAAAAACGTTTAATGGAAAGATCATTCCAGTAGAAGCAGAAGGCGTAAAAATTATGTCGATGGGCTTTTTAATTAAAGGAAATGAGCCAGTCGTTTGGCGCGGGCCAATGCTTGGAAAAATGATTGAACATTTTACGAGAGATGTTATTTGGGGAGAGCTTGACTACATGATCCTTGACTTACCTCCCGGAACAGGTGATATCGCATTAGATATGCATCACTATATTCCACAGAGTAAAGAAATTATTGTTACCACTCCGCATCCAACAGCAACTCATGTGGCAGAACGAGCAGGTGTAATGGCCCAAAAAGCAAACCACGATATTTTAGGAGTTATTGAAAATATGAGCTATTTTACCCCACCTGGAAGTGAAGAAAAGTATGCTCTTTTCGGTAAAGGTGGCGGTGAGAAGCTTGCTGAAATATTAAGCACAGATGTTATTGCACAATTACCGATTGAGGCACTAAGTGATGATGCCGAAGTGACTGCCATTTATAAAGAAGATTCTATCTTGTATATGCAATACAAACAGTTAGCGGAAAAGATTGACCAACTTTTAATGGGGTGA
- a CDS encoding MFS transporter, whose amino-acid sequence MEFQRSFYSKTSMYAFFVSLFLLFTTWFSTDSFLHFDVVLLGYFLSSIIFAIGITVRMCSWLIRPATHQVIKRSFKNLKTRERKQRNIRSILKTAFDNIILQKFIFKRGIWRGVQHFLIAWGCIGSFAITFGLTFGWLRFDLVDPTTYQVIMFNIPTMKMAASGVIAELIYNGLNITALMVLAGVSMALYRRIKEQDVKVTQRVEFDLFPLYLLLAVTVSGLVLTLSYKFMGGFLHHYLTLIHQVTVVLLLVYFPFGKLFHFPIRPLATAVPLNYQEEVQVDTRACARCGTTYSSDDQISDVKEILGAQDFDLKLADGTYLADYCPACRRRIRVMKQLNMDAPNGDPYSPVQTNNGIHLSGFGKKRSEDFYNLPKNDEKNDGRSL is encoded by the coding sequence GTGGAGTTCCAAAGATCCTTTTATTCAAAAACAAGCATGTATGCATTCTTCGTATCATTGTTTCTATTATTTACGACATGGTTTAGTACAGATAGTTTCCTTCACTTCGATGTTGTTCTATTAGGTTATTTTCTATCATCTATTATATTTGCCATTGGAATAACCGTAAGAATGTGCTCATGGCTCATTCGTCCAGCAACACATCAAGTGATTAAGAGAAGTTTCAAAAACTTAAAAACAAGAGAAAGAAAGCAAAGAAATATACGATCTATTTTAAAAACAGCATTTGATAACATCATTCTTCAAAAATTTATTTTCAAACGAGGCATATGGAGAGGGGTTCAACATTTTTTAATCGCATGGGGATGTATTGGTTCTTTTGCCATAACATTTGGACTAACATTCGGTTGGCTGCGATTCGATTTAGTAGACCCAACAACCTATCAAGTAATCATGTTCAACATCCCGACAATGAAAATGGCTGCAAGTGGTGTTATTGCAGAATTAATCTACAACGGATTAAACATTACAGCACTTATGGTACTAGCTGGTGTGTCCATGGCGCTTTACCGCCGCATTAAAGAACAAGATGTAAAAGTAACACAACGTGTCGAATTCGACTTATTTCCGTTATACCTTTTACTAGCTGTAACAGTGAGCGGATTAGTCTTAACTTTATCTTATAAATTTATGGGTGGGTTTTTACACCACTACCTAACGTTAATACACCAAGTAACAGTTGTTTTATTGCTCGTTTACTTCCCATTCGGAAAACTGTTCCACTTCCCAATCCGCCCGCTTGCAACAGCAGTACCGCTGAACTATCAAGAGGAAGTTCAAGTTGACACGAGAGCATGTGCGAGATGTGGAACAACGTATAGTAGTGACGATCAAATTTCTGACGTAAAAGAAATACTAGGTGCTCAAGACTTTGATTTGAAACTAGCAGATGGAACATATTTAGCAGATTATTGTCCGGCATGTCGCCGTCGCATAAGAGTAATGAAGCAATTAAATATGGATGCACCGAATGGTGATCCGTATAGCCCAGTTCAAACAAACAATGGAATTCATTTATCAGGCTTTGGAAAAAAACGTTCCGAAGATTTTTATAACTTACCGAAAAACGATGAGAAGAATGATGGGAGGAGCTTATAA
- the fdhF gene encoding formate dehydrogenase subunit alpha gives MSEFLVKEGVKNLIKPGEKLITTHCCYCGMQCGMHIRVNEKSGKVVGVEPRYDWPVTLGKMCPKGVTAYQTIDHEERITTPLIKKNGQFVKATWKEALDLIETNYKKLQREYGKDSLSVFGGVSMTNEKCYLVGKYARAVLGTRYIDYNGRFCMSSAAGGFMKTFGIDRGSTLPWPELEHSDCFFMAGTNTAECHPTSIQWLWKAKDKGAKLIVVDPREVPTARVADVHLDLKPGTDSALANGMMHLLIEHGYVDEKYVAERCNNYEELKESVRKYTPKYTSEITGVDEEKIIKAAHIYGQSPRSVVMFARGVEQQTKGVDNVSLYSSMALLRGQIGKFASGVATFTGQGNGQGGREHGQKADALPGYRKIADPEAVKYISSVWGIKPEEMPKAGVSAFEMFDEIHSGKIRSMHVICSNPAVSAPKNEYVWDAFKKLDFMVVSDFFLSETAEFADVVLPATSWAEDEGTTTNLEGRVIRIRKVVDPIGESKPDWEILKMIAERMDKGHLFPYNNPREIFEEFRVATKGGKADYYGITWERIDKEDGVFWPCPSEDHPGTPTMFKEKFGTPDGKANLAVVKWQEPAETPTKEFPLILTTGRVVFHYLSGSQTRRVDFLMEQCPTPYVEMHPELASQYNMSNGEKIRLTTKRSTMVLDVRLTKAIRKDTLFVPYHWGKELSINQLTNPALDPTSRMPEFKVCSVKIEKL, from the coding sequence ATGAGTGAGTTTTTAGTAAAAGAAGGCGTCAAAAACTTAATCAAACCAGGGGAGAAATTAATTACAACCCATTGCTGTTATTGTGGAATGCAATGTGGAATGCATATACGTGTAAACGAGAAATCTGGAAAAGTAGTTGGAGTAGAACCACGTTATGACTGGCCTGTAACGTTGGGGAAAATGTGTCCAAAAGGTGTAACGGCTTATCAAACAATTGATCATGAAGAGCGAATTACAACACCATTAATTAAGAAAAATGGCCAATTTGTAAAAGCAACGTGGAAAGAAGCGTTAGATTTAATAGAAACAAACTATAAAAAACTACAAAGAGAATATGGAAAAGATTCACTTTCTGTGTTCGGTGGCGTTTCGATGACAAATGAGAAATGTTACTTAGTTGGTAAGTATGCAAGAGCAGTACTTGGAACACGCTACATTGATTATAACGGACGTTTCTGTATGAGCTCTGCTGCTGGTGGGTTTATGAAAACATTCGGTATCGACCGAGGATCAACATTACCATGGCCTGAATTAGAACATTCCGATTGCTTCTTTATGGCTGGTACAAATACGGCAGAATGTCATCCAACGAGCATTCAATGGTTATGGAAAGCAAAAGACAAAGGTGCAAAACTAATTGTTGTCGATCCTCGTGAAGTACCAACCGCTCGTGTAGCTGACGTTCATTTAGACCTAAAGCCAGGCACAGATTCAGCTTTAGCAAATGGAATGATGCATCTATTAATCGAACACGGTTATGTGGATGAGAAATATGTTGCGGAGCGTTGCAATAACTATGAAGAATTAAAAGAATCAGTTAGAAAATACACACCTAAATACACATCCGAAATTACTGGAGTAGACGAAGAAAAAATCATCAAGGCTGCACACATTTACGGTCAATCACCAAGGTCAGTTGTTATGTTTGCACGTGGTGTAGAGCAACAAACAAAAGGTGTTGATAACGTATCACTATATAGTTCTATGGCTTTATTACGTGGGCAGATTGGTAAGTTCGCTTCTGGAGTGGCAACTTTTACTGGTCAAGGAAACGGTCAAGGTGGCCGTGAACATGGACAAAAAGCAGATGCTCTGCCAGGATACAGAAAGATTGCCGATCCTGAAGCAGTAAAATATATCTCAAGTGTCTGGGGAATCAAACCAGAAGAAATGCCAAAAGCAGGTGTTTCTGCTTTTGAAATGTTTGACGAAATTCATAGTGGAAAAATCCGCTCTATGCATGTTATTTGCAGTAACCCTGCAGTGTCTGCACCAAAAAACGAGTACGTTTGGGATGCTTTCAAAAAGTTAGATTTTATGGTTGTTAGTGATTTCTTCTTATCTGAAACAGCTGAATTTGCTGATGTTGTGTTACCAGCTACTTCATGGGCGGAAGATGAAGGAACGACAACGAACTTAGAAGGCCGTGTTATTCGCATTCGTAAAGTGGTGGATCCAATCGGCGAGTCGAAGCCTGACTGGGAAATTTTAAAAATGATTGCAGAACGTATGGATAAAGGTCACCTATTCCCTTACAACAACCCTCGTGAAATCTTTGAAGAGTTCCGAGTAGCGACAAAAGGCGGAAAAGCAGATTATTACGGAATTACTTGGGAGCGTATTGATAAAGAGGATGGTGTATTTTGGCCATGTCCTTCCGAAGACCATCCAGGTACTCCAACGATGTTTAAAGAGAAGTTCGGTACACCAGATGGAAAAGCGAACTTAGCTGTAGTGAAGTGGCAAGAACCAGCAGAAACTCCAACAAAAGAATTTCCACTCATTTTAACAACTGGTCGTGTTGTATTCCATTATTTATCTGGTAGCCAAACTCGCCGTGTAGATTTCTTAATGGAACAATGTCCAACGCCTTACGTAGAAATGCATCCAGAATTAGCAAGCCAATACAACATGTCTAACGGTGAAAAAATTAGATTAACAACAAAACGTTCCACAATGGTATTGGATGTCCGTTTAACAAAAGCGATTCGAAAAGACACGTTATTTGTACCATATCACTGGGGTAAAGAGTTATCTATTAATCAGTTAACAAACCCAGCGCTAGATCCAACGTCTAGAATGCCAGAATTTAAAGTGTGTTCCGTTAAAATAGAAAAATTGTAA
- a CDS encoding 4Fe-4S dicluster domain-containing protein, whose amino-acid sequence MNKIMYLEFERCIGCRACQAACRECGDHGGKERNYVEYVDFMESRQTYPMLCMQCKEPACARVCPANAIQITEEGVVLSAMEEKCIGCRNCTFGCPFGIPKFDFEENKMYKCDMCYDRTKYDIAPMCASVCPSDAIRFIDFDEMQALRRKRTQMNLVEGKKPKEGNKWDYVPEFFGVYTD is encoded by the coding sequence TTGAATAAAATTATGTATTTAGAGTTTGAACGCTGTATCGGTTGTAGGGCGTGTCAAGCTGCATGTCGCGAATGTGGAGATCACGGTGGAAAAGAACGTAACTATGTAGAGTACGTTGATTTTATGGAAAGCCGACAAACATACCCGATGCTTTGTATGCAATGTAAAGAGCCAGCATGTGCACGTGTTTGTCCAGCGAATGCGATTCAAATCACAGAAGAAGGCGTTGTTCTTTCTGCCATGGAAGAAAAATGTATCGGTTGCCGTAACTGTACGTTCGGCTGTCCATTCGGGATTCCGAAGTTCGATTTTGAAGAAAATAAAATGTACAAATGTGATATGTGTTACGACAGAACGAAATATGATATCGCACCAATGTGTGCATCTGTTTGTCCTTCTGATGCAATTCGCTTCATTGATTTTGACGAAATGCAAGCATTACGAAGAAAACGTACACAAATGAATTTAGTAGAAGGTAAGAAACCAAAAGAAGGAAACAAATGGGATTACGTACCTGAATTCTTTGGTGTTTATACAGATTAA
- a CDS encoding QcrA and Rieske domain-containing protein: protein MPNRNTSNEKDDMINLVDNLNRQDDLKYNRRSFLKSAVGASVTLGLATIPFSIKAMMDDGTETIHKVEIIDLEDLPKGQSVNFNYPSDHEPAILVHTVNGKLKAYNNKCTHLQCPVFYEKEEDILLCPCHKGYFSVDNGHPVAGPPQRELPLIELEVVNGTVYAIGRKIRHG from the coding sequence ATGCCAAACAGAAATACGAGCAATGAAAAAGATGACATGATCAACTTAGTCGATAATTTAAATCGTCAAGATGACTTAAAATATAACCGCAGATCCTTCTTGAAATCTGCGGTAGGAGCTTCTGTTACATTAGGATTAGCGACAATACCTTTTTCAATAAAAGCAATGATGGATGACGGTACGGAAACAATTCATAAGGTCGAAATCATTGACCTAGAAGACTTGCCAAAAGGTCAATCAGTAAACTTTAACTATCCATCAGACCATGAACCAGCTATTTTAGTTCATACCGTAAACGGCAAACTAAAAGCTTACAATAATAAATGTACCCATTTACAATGCCCGGTTTTTTATGAGAAAGAAGAAGATATTTTATTATGCCCTTGTCATAAAGGTTACTTTAGTGTCGACAATGGTCATCCTGTTGCTGGACCTCCACAAAGAGAATTGCCATTAATTGAACTTGAAGTGGTGAACGGAACAGTCTACGCCATCGGAAGGAAGATTCGCCATGGGTAA
- a CDS encoding arsenate reductase family protein, protein MSVTFYWYPKCGTCRKAKKWLEEHNVEVNEVHIVDQPPSKEQLTQLHEKSGLELKKFFNTSGMKYRELGLKDKLKTATEEEMLELLASDGMLIKRPITTDGTKVTVGFKEAEFEQAWK, encoded by the coding sequence ATGTCGGTAACATTTTATTGGTATCCTAAATGTGGCACTTGTCGCAAAGCAAAAAAGTGGCTAGAGGAACATAATGTCGAAGTAAATGAAGTACATATTGTTGATCAACCACCAAGCAAAGAGCAACTGACACAACTACATGAAAAAAGTGGCCTAGAATTAAAGAAGTTTTTTAACACTAGTGGCATGAAGTATCGTGAGTTAGGATTGAAAGACAAATTGAAAACGGCTACAGAAGAAGAAATGCTAGAACTATTAGCTTCTGATGGCATGTTAATTAAGCGCCCAATTACAACAGACGGTACAAAAGTGACAGTCGGTTTTAAAGAGGCAGAATTCGAACAAGCTTGGAAATAA
- the gcvH gene encoding glycine cleavage system protein GcvH has translation MNTPKELRYSEEHEWVKEEGGTVRIGITDFAQSELGDIVFVELPEVGDEISADEPFGSVESVKTVSELYAPISGKVVEVNEDLSDSPEFVNESPYEKAWMIVVEPSDNSELEKLMTAEQYEEMTKED, from the coding sequence ATGAATACACCAAAAGAATTACGTTATTCAGAAGAACATGAGTGGGTAAAAGAAGAAGGCGGCACAGTTCGCATTGGTATTACAGACTTCGCACAATCTGAATTAGGTGACATCGTATTCGTTGAGCTTCCAGAAGTTGGAGACGAAATCTCTGCTGACGAGCCATTCGGAAGCGTTGAATCTGTTAAAACTGTTTCTGAGCTTTACGCACCTATTAGCGGTAAAGTTGTAGAAGTAAACGAAGATTTAAGCGATAGTCCTGAATTTGTAAACGAATCTCCTTATGAAAAAGCATGGATGATTGTGGTAGAGCCTTCTGACAATAGCGAATTAGAAAAGCTAATGACAGCTGAGCAATACGAAGAAATGACAAAAGAAGACTAA
- a CDS encoding YusG family protein yields the protein MTLQNQRLDITDRVEGKLCPTGFELFLEKEPIGKVEFAGDGNHFHLKEGFEYEDTKVYQHVQVPAKPDEKYVDCDYENGWC from the coding sequence ATGACATTACAAAACCAACGTTTAGACATAACAGATCGTGTAGAAGGAAAACTATGTCCAACTGGCTTTGAACTTTTTTTAGAAAAAGAACCTATTGGAAAAGTAGAATTCGCAGGTGATGGCAATCACTTTCACTTAAAAGAAGGTTTTGAATATGAAGATACAAAGGTTTATCAACATGTCCAAGTACCTGCCAAACCTGATGAAAAGTACGTAGATTGCGATTACGAAAACGGTTGGTGTTAA